From Halanaeroarchaeum sulfurireducens, a single genomic window includes:
- a CDS encoding MarR family transcriptional regulator, protein MSTTATQGQSPIQSNEEFRERLRELPPSAKLVAKVLETEHPLSQGQLAEESLLPDRTVRYALNRLTDADLVDSRYSFQDARKQVYYLDV, encoded by the coding sequence ATGAGCACGACCGCCACCCAGGGACAATCGCCCATCCAGTCGAACGAGGAGTTCCGCGAGCGGCTTCGCGAGCTGCCCCCGAGCGCGAAGCTGGTCGCGAAGGTCCTCGAGACCGAACACCCACTCTCACAGGGTCAGCTCGCCGAAGAGAGCCTGCTACCGGACCGCACCGTCCGCTACGCCCTCAACCGACTCACCGACGCCGACCTCGTCGACTCCCGGTACAGTTTCCAGGACGCACGCAAGCAGGTCTACTACCTGGACGTCTAG
- a CDS encoding class I SAM-dependent methyltransferase codes for MKGQEWYQEDEVAESYEQKRFSRGGRLIDRREKKAVLDAIEPVEDRDILEIACGTGRFTVMLAERGANIVGLDISGPMLQQGREKARSAGVTDHLEFLRGDAGRLPFPDDHFDVVFAMRFFHLADTPETFLTEMARVSNDQVFFDTFNAFSSRSAYNWLLPMGSRLYDDEEVRELIDDAGLSLGDSAHDFVLPYGLYRKIPDWLADPLREVDSSVIDREIGRRLASVSYWNTSVRR; via the coding sequence GTGAAGGGCCAGGAGTGGTATCAGGAAGACGAGGTGGCCGAATCCTACGAGCAGAAGCGATTCTCTCGTGGGGGCCGTCTCATCGACCGCCGTGAGAAGAAAGCCGTCCTCGATGCCATCGAACCGGTCGAGGATAGAGACATCCTCGAAATCGCGTGTGGAACCGGACGGTTCACGGTGATGCTGGCCGAGCGGGGCGCGAACATCGTCGGTCTCGACATCTCCGGACCGATGTTACAGCAAGGGCGCGAGAAAGCACGCAGCGCGGGCGTCACCGATCACCTGGAATTCTTGCGGGGGGACGCCGGCCGACTGCCCTTCCCCGACGACCACTTCGACGTCGTGTTCGCGATGCGCTTTTTTCACCTGGCCGACACCCCGGAGACGTTCCTCACGGAGATGGCCCGGGTCTCGAACGATCAGGTGTTCTTCGATACGTTCAACGCCTTCTCCAGCCGGAGCGCCTACAACTGGCTGCTGCCGATGGGCTCCCGGCTGTACGATGACGAGGAGGTTCGCGAACTCATCGATGACGCGGGGCTGTCACTTGGGGACTCCGCCCACGATTTCGTGTTGCCCTACGGACTGTACCGAAAGATCCCCGACTGGCTCGCCGATCCGCTCCGCGAGGTAGACTCCTCGGTCATCGACCGGGAAATCGGGCGACGCCTCGCCTCCGTGTCCTACTGGAACACGTCCGTTCGGCGGTGA
- a CDS encoding glycosyltransferase family 2 protein translates to MHLTVVVPTLNARDRLATSLDALAEHAPDAEIVVVNGPSSDGTSGMVRNHPAPDVLVELSERNLNTARNAGIAAADGDIVAFVSQDSRIEAGWTETVVGVIEDGADVVTGPVHRCVDGGVTTESLETASIGPRSIRYFDGGNVAFTRSTIETLDGFDQHLHTGAARDAAHRLAGMDVTVEWEPGMVVLRQETDDAIHRIGEDELPTILGLKYHSLGYRLGKNYGLRGRSVTSALGHLIEEATDEGWNVFRGETRASAWVATGRSVLTNLLKGTQDGLSARMKDRSPTRNPHGVSAGSHPPVATYSL, encoded by the coding sequence ATGCACCTTACCGTGGTGGTGCCCACACTCAACGCCCGTGATCGGCTGGCGACGTCACTCGACGCGCTGGCCGAACACGCCCCCGACGCGGAAATCGTCGTGGTCAACGGGCCGTCCTCGGACGGCACGTCGGGGATGGTCAGGAACCACCCGGCACCGGACGTCCTCGTCGAACTCTCCGAGCGCAATCTGAACACGGCCCGGAACGCTGGCATCGCTGCGGCGGACGGCGACATCGTCGCGTTCGTCAGTCAGGATTCTCGGATCGAGGCGGGGTGGACCGAGACCGTCGTCGGCGTGATCGAGGACGGTGCCGACGTCGTGACGGGTCCCGTTCACCGCTGCGTCGACGGTGGCGTCACCACCGAGTCCCTCGAGACTGCCTCGATAGGGCCGCGGTCGATCCGGTATTTCGACGGTGGCAACGTGGCCTTCACCCGGTCGACGATCGAGACGCTCGACGGGTTCGACCAGCACCTGCATACGGGCGCGGCGCGGGACGCCGCCCACCGACTCGCCGGCATGGACGTGACCGTCGAGTGGGAGCCGGGCATGGTGGTCTTGCGCCAGGAGACCGACGACGCCATCCACCGCATCGGCGAGGACGAGTTGCCGACGATCCTGGGGCTCAAATACCACTCGCTCGGGTACCGCCTGGGGAAGAATTACGGATTGCGGGGGCGCTCGGTGACGAGTGCGCTGGGACATCTCATCGAGGAGGCCACAGACGAGGGCTGGAACGTCTTCCGGGGCGAGACGCGGGCGTCGGCGTGGGTCGCGACGGGCCGATCGGTGCTGACGAACCTACTCAAAGGAACACAGGACGGTCTCTCCGCCCGCATGAAGGACCGATCGCCGACGCGAAATCCACATGGTGTCTCGGCCGGATCGCACCCACCGGTCGCCACCTACTCGCTGTGA
- a CDS encoding amidohydrolase family protein — MLELEHGFRAVDVHARLHAGPGRPVRGRTLDAEELERENHQAGIVRSVVFPEAQKGEQGYLRANNAVARQAVERPFIAFARIDGPYEVGSITAPLQNLAATRHEWQTSPEDIEQYAYDDRFHGFKLDPTRDGFPTEDVLDVLEDVGLPILVHGGRGFPPLEVASTILQRPIPIILSHFGGYPLDRDLMSEAISLLGRHDGLYLDTSIVRYRGLLERAIIEHPDRVLFGSGSPSTHPNVAVMEMLTLDIPGDQMKRVFSKNASRIIPGLGPNE; from the coding sequence ATGCTGGAGCTGGAACACGGGTTCCGGGCAGTCGACGTACACGCGCGACTCCACGCCGGGCCCGGGCGTCCCGTTCGTGGCCGGACTCTCGACGCAGAGGAGCTCGAACGGGAGAACCATCAGGCGGGGATCGTCCGCTCCGTGGTGTTCCCCGAGGCACAGAAAGGAGAGCAGGGCTACCTCCGAGCGAACAACGCCGTCGCCCGCCAGGCCGTCGAACGGCCCTTCATCGCGTTCGCACGTATCGACGGACCGTACGAAGTCGGGTCGATCACAGCGCCACTGCAGAACCTCGCCGCAACCCGTCACGAGTGGCAGACGTCCCCGGAGGACATCGAGCAGTACGCCTACGACGACCGCTTCCACGGGTTCAAACTCGATCCGACCCGCGACGGGTTCCCGACCGAGGACGTCCTCGACGTCCTCGAAGACGTCGGACTGCCGATACTCGTCCACGGCGGACGTGGCTTCCCGCCACTCGAGGTCGCGTCGACGATTCTCCAGCGCCCCATTCCGATCATCCTCTCGCACTTCGGCGGCTACCCGCTCGATCGCGATCTGATGAGCGAGGCGATCTCACTCCTCGGCCGTCACGACGGCCTCTACCTCGATACGAGCATCGTCCGCTACCGGGGACTGCTCGAACGCGCCATCATCGAGCACCCGGATCGTGTCCTCTTCGGGAGCGGATCACCCTCGACTCACCCCAACGTCGCCGTCATGGAGATGCTGACACTGGACATCCCCGGAGACCAGATGAAACGCGTCTTCTCGAAGAACGCCTCACGGATCATCCCTGGACTCGGGCCGAACGAATAG
- a CDS encoding DUF4198 domain-containing protein, producing the protein MTPNRTQTLSALVALLVVAAVAVPAVAAADAETLAVDVEQQRDSGEAVVTVTENDTVVENATVQVTAPENYSAGEAMTTDSNGTVVLPAPNESADVTLAVAHGGTNVTRNVTLVAPAESLDVTVEQDAGERAIVTVTQYGEPVENASVTVTTEENVSYAALNETHETDVNGTVELPAPDDDLTVTVSATVDDLNATTTATLTATDLSVAATQTDDGELAIDVTEDGDHVENATVTVESGNQYEHDGTHTAPNGTLTLSPPTENVTVYVTATVEDERATTSVDLVAENDTTANNDFATSLVAFIGFLQSEDVDGPIGQHIADFVHANNPAAGNGQGPPDHAGGPNGADDAGNDTDEDDETDDDRNGPPSFANAGGPDEHDQGPPVEHAPSDERPDGENDSDDERHGPPEFVDGDDEDTEDEDSDDSGPGPPDHAAN; encoded by the coding sequence ATGACACCGAATCGAACGCAAACGCTTTCGGCCCTCGTCGCCCTGCTCGTGGTCGCCGCCGTCGCCGTGCCGGCGGTGGCCGCGGCGGACGCCGAGACGCTCGCTGTCGACGTCGAGCAGCAGCGTGACTCCGGGGAGGCCGTCGTCACGGTGACGGAAAACGACACTGTCGTCGAGAACGCGACGGTACAGGTGACCGCTCCCGAGAATTATTCGGCCGGGGAGGCCATGACGACCGACTCGAACGGGACGGTCGTCCTCCCCGCACCGAACGAGAGCGCCGACGTGACGCTCGCGGTCGCTCACGGCGGAACGAACGTGACCCGGAACGTCACCCTCGTGGCGCCCGCCGAGTCACTCGACGTCACCGTCGAACAGGACGCGGGCGAACGTGCGATCGTGACTGTCACACAGTACGGCGAACCCGTCGAGAACGCCTCGGTGACCGTCACAACCGAGGAGAACGTCTCGTACGCCGCCCTGAACGAAACCCACGAGACCGACGTGAACGGGACGGTCGAGCTACCCGCCCCGGACGATGATCTGACCGTCACCGTCTCCGCAACGGTAGACGATCTGAACGCCACGACGACCGCCACGCTCACCGCGACCGACCTGTCGGTCGCCGCGACGCAGACCGACGACGGCGAGCTGGCCATCGACGTGACCGAAGACGGCGATCACGTCGAGAACGCCACCGTCACGGTAGAGAGCGGGAACCAGTACGAACACGACGGCACGCACACTGCCCCGAACGGCACCCTCACGCTGTCCCCGCCCACCGAGAACGTGACCGTCTACGTCACCGCGACAGTCGAAGACGAGCGCGCGACCACCTCGGTGGACCTGGTCGCCGAGAACGACACGACCGCGAACAACGACTTCGCGACGTCGCTGGTCGCCTTCATCGGCTTCCTCCAGAGTGAGGACGTCGACGGTCCGATCGGTCAGCACATCGCCGACTTCGTCCACGCAAACAATCCCGCCGCCGGGAACGGCCAGGGACCGCCCGACCACGCAGGTGGGCCGAACGGTGCTGACGATGCCGGCAACGACACCGACGAGGACGATGAAACGGACGACGATCGCAACGGCCCCCCGTCCTTCGCAAACGCGGGTGGTCCTGACGAACACGATCAGGGTCCGCCTGTCGAGCACGCCCCCTCCGACGAGCGGCCAGACGGTGAGAACGACTCCGATGACGAGCGACATGGTCCCCCCGAATTTGTCGACGGGGACGACGAGGATACCGAAGACGAGGATAGCGACGATTCCGGGCCTGGACCGCCCGATCACGCGGCCAACTAA
- a CDS encoding SAM hydrolase/SAM-dependent halogenase family protein, with protein sequence MLTLASDFGSPYPAAMKGAILSRTDAQLVDVTHDLPRQDVRAAAFWLREVFPTFPPAVHLAVVDPGVGTDRAVLALKAGDHVLVGPDNGLLLPAARRLSDDISAYHVAFDEPASTTFHGRDVFAPLAAEIHERGAEILAADDRFTHTHEYETVTFPEPDSLDGAVRGDVLVVDGFGNAITNVPGTVLDGHVGTEVIVNGESVPARRTYAAVEHGQRLVTVGSHDNVELAVNRGRGEDGFGVGPGDRVVLELS encoded by the coding sequence GTGCTCACCCTCGCCTCCGACTTCGGTTCGCCGTATCCAGCGGCCATGAAGGGTGCGATTCTCAGTCGGACCGACGCTCAACTCGTCGACGTCACGCATGACCTGCCACGCCAGGACGTTAGAGCGGCCGCGTTCTGGCTTCGCGAAGTGTTCCCGACGTTCCCGCCCGCCGTCCATCTGGCCGTCGTGGATCCGGGCGTCGGCACCGATCGAGCCGTCCTGGCTCTCAAAGCGGGCGACCACGTGCTCGTCGGCCCCGACAACGGCCTCCTGCTCCCCGCAGCGAGGCGGCTGTCTGACGATATCAGCGCATATCATGTCGCGTTCGACGAGCCCGCGAGCACGACGTTTCACGGACGGGACGTCTTCGCCCCGCTCGCGGCGGAGATCCACGAACGGGGGGCCGAGATACTCGCGGCGGACGATCGGTTCACGCACACCCACGAATACGAGACGGTCACGTTCCCGGAGCCGGACAGTCTCGACGGAGCCGTACGCGGTGACGTTCTCGTCGTCGACGGATTCGGAAACGCCATCACGAACGTCCCGGGGACCGTCCTCGACGGGCACGTCGGTACCGAGGTAATCGTTAACGGGGAGTCGGTGCCGGCCCGTCGAACGTACGCAGCGGTCGAACACGGCCAGCGCCTCGTCACAGTCGGCAGCCACGACAACGTCGAGCTTGCGGTAAACCGAGGGCGGGGCGAGGACGGTTTCGGTGTCGGACCCGGCGATCGAGTTGTCCTCGAACTCTCCTGA
- a CDS encoding nicotinamide-nucleotide adenylyltransferase codes for MTRGFYIGRFQPYHNGHQQVIDEIIAEVDELVIGIGSADRSHTERNPFTAGERIMMITKSLAHIDEIVTYVVPIEDINRNSVWVSHLESMSPRFDVAYSNNPLVIQLFEESGTEVRQSPMFDREVLKGSVIRKKMVKGEEWRPLLPEPVVETIEEIDGIERIQRVGDTDSVPLG; via the coding sequence ATGACCCGCGGGTTCTACATCGGACGATTTCAGCCATACCACAACGGCCACCAACAGGTCATCGACGAGATCATCGCCGAAGTTGACGAACTGGTCATCGGAATCGGGAGCGCCGACCGGAGCCACACCGAACGCAATCCCTTCACCGCCGGCGAGCGGATCATGATGATCACGAAGTCCCTGGCCCACATCGACGAGATCGTTACCTACGTCGTCCCCATCGAGGACATCAATCGCAACTCCGTCTGGGTGAGCCACCTCGAGAGCATGAGCCCGCGGTTCGACGTGGCATATTCGAACAACCCGCTCGTCATTCAGTTGTTCGAGGAGTCCGGCACCGAGGTTCGCCAGTCCCCGATGTTCGATCGCGAGGTTCTCAAGGGCTCGGTGATCCGCAAAAAGATGGTCAAGGGCGAGGAATGGCGCCCCTTGTTGCCCGAACCCGTCGTCGAGACCATCGAGGAAATCGACGGCATCGAACGGATCCAGCGAGTCGGCGACACCGACTCCGTGCCGCTGGGGTGA
- the lonB gene encoding ATP-dependent protease LonB, translating into MSNDPTTDAPGREPDEPPQVDDSTDATPDDLGSSVDASGDVEIDEENAEDDLLGGLRFESTGDISVPERLVDQVIGQEAARKIVKRAAKQHRHVMMIGSPGTGKSMLAKAMARLLPPENLQDVLVYHNPDDSNEPKIRTVPTGKGEQIVEAHKEEARKRNQMRSFLMWIIIAIIVGYSLLIARQVLLGLLAAAVIYFAFRYSNRGSDAMVPKLLLNNADRQTAPFEDATGAHAGALLGDVRHDPFQSGGMETPSHDRVEAGAMHKAHKGVLFIDEINTLDIRSQQKLMTAIQEGEFAITGQSERSSGAMVQTEPVPCDFIMVAAGNMDAMENMHPALRDRIKGYGYEVYMEDTIEDTPDMRRQYVRFVAQEAEKDGRVPHFNPDAVREIILESKRRSGRKDHLTLKLRDLGGLVRVAGDIAKSEGEEFVEREHVLEAKKRSRSIEQQFADDYIDRRKDYELKVTEGSAVGRVNGLAVMGGDSGIVLPVMAEVTPRQGEGGEVIATGQLKEMAMEAVDNVSAIIKKYSDQDISEKDIHVQFVQTQGVEGDSASITVATAVISALEDIPIAQDLAMTGSLSVRGDVLPVGGVTHKIEAAAKAGYERVIIPKANEQDVMIEEEYEEQIEIIPVSHISEVLDHALVGEPEKDSMVDRLKSITGKALEAAEGSEAPSGSPSPQ; encoded by the coding sequence ATGAGCAACGATCCCACGACCGATGCTCCCGGTCGCGAGCCAGACGAGCCACCGCAGGTCGATGATTCTACGGACGCTACCCCCGACGATCTGGGGAGCAGCGTGGATGCGTCGGGAGACGTGGAAATCGACGAAGAAAACGCCGAAGACGACCTGCTCGGCGGACTGCGCTTCGAGAGCACCGGGGACATCTCCGTGCCCGAACGCCTCGTCGATCAGGTCATCGGCCAGGAGGCCGCCCGGAAGATCGTCAAGCGGGCAGCCAAGCAACACCGACACGTGATGATGATCGGCTCCCCCGGCACGGGGAAGTCGATGCTCGCGAAGGCGATGGCTCGACTCCTGCCGCCCGAGAATCTCCAGGACGTTCTCGTTTACCACAATCCCGACGACTCGAACGAACCGAAGATACGGACCGTTCCCACCGGGAAGGGCGAACAGATCGTCGAGGCCCACAAAGAAGAGGCACGCAAGCGCAACCAGATGCGCTCGTTCCTGATGTGGATCATCATCGCCATCATCGTCGGCTACTCCCTTCTCATCGCCCGCCAGGTTCTGCTCGGCCTGCTGGCGGCCGCGGTCATCTACTTCGCGTTCCGCTACAGCAACCGTGGCAGCGACGCGATGGTCCCGAAACTCCTCCTCAACAACGCGGACCGACAGACGGCACCGTTCGAGGATGCGACCGGTGCCCACGCCGGTGCGCTGCTCGGTGACGTGCGCCACGACCCGTTCCAGTCAGGTGGAATGGAGACGCCGAGTCACGACCGGGTCGAGGCCGGCGCCATGCACAAGGCCCACAAAGGGGTGTTGTTCATCGACGAGATCAACACTCTGGACATCCGCAGCCAGCAGAAGCTGATGACGGCCATCCAGGAGGGCGAGTTCGCCATTACCGGCCAGTCCGAACGCTCCTCGGGAGCGATGGTGCAGACGGAGCCGGTCCCGTGTGACTTCATCATGGTTGCAGCGGGGAACATGGACGCGATGGAGAACATGCACCCGGCCCTGCGGGACCGCATCAAGGGATACGGGTACGAGGTCTACATGGAGGACACCATCGAGGATACGCCCGATATGCGCCGGCAATACGTCCGGTTCGTCGCCCAGGAGGCGGAGAAGGACGGCCGGGTTCCCCACTTCAATCCGGATGCAGTCCGGGAGATCATTCTCGAATCGAAACGGCGGTCGGGACGAAAGGACCACCTGACCCTCAAACTCCGCGACCTCGGGGGACTGGTCCGGGTCGCCGGTGACATCGCCAAATCGGAGGGCGAGGAGTTCGTCGAACGCGAGCACGTCCTCGAGGCGAAAAAGCGCTCCCGGTCGATCGAACAGCAGTTCGCGGACGACTACATCGACCGTCGCAAGGACTACGAGCTCAAGGTCACCGAGGGCAGTGCCGTGGGCCGCGTCAATGGTCTCGCGGTGATGGGCGGGGACTCCGGTATCGTGCTCCCGGTCATGGCCGAAGTGACGCCGCGCCAGGGCGAGGGTGGCGAGGTCATCGCGACCGGTCAGCTGAAGGAGATGGCGATGGAGGCGGTCGACAACGTCTCCGCCATCATCAAGAAGTACTCCGATCAGGACATCTCGGAGAAGGACATCCACGTTCAGTTCGTTCAGACCCAGGGCGTGGAGGGCGACTCCGCGTCCATCACGGTTGCGACCGCGGTCATCTCCGCCCTCGAAGACATCCCCATCGCCCAGGACCTCGCGATGACCGGATCGCTCTCGGTCAGGGGTGACGTCTTGCCGGTTGGTGGGGTCACCCACAAGATCGAGGCCGCCGCGAAGGCGGGCTACGAGCGGGTCATCATTCCGAAGGCGAACGAACAGGACGTGATGATCGAGGAGGAATACGAGGAGCAGATCGAGATCATCCCGGTCTCGCACATCTCCGAGGTCCTCGATCACGCCCTCGTCGGCGAACCAGAGAAGGACTCGATGGTCGATCGTCTCAAGTCGATCACGGGCAAGGCCCTCGAGGCCGCCGAAGGGTCGGAGGCACCCAGCGGCAGTCCCAGTCCGCAGTGA
- a CDS encoding CPBP family intramembrane glutamic endopeptidase, producing MTRWGVFLGLVLFVTAVVVVLARSSARALDDELASVSGRALRWNVAVSQALVAILVLAGAWLVGVPWTALGLGSAIGPTGESLMLGLALGAPIALGNALLSRSLDAKFLRDAAVLRRRLAPDTAIGWVTLLIVVIPAVAVAEELLFRGALVGALAVGFPVSPWLLAVLSSLAFGAAHAAQGTMGIVVAGVLGFVLAIGFVLSGDLLVVIVAHVVVDVVEFAVHEGPV from the coding sequence ATGACGCGCTGGGGTGTATTTCTCGGCCTCGTTCTCTTCGTGACAGCCGTGGTCGTCGTGCTCGCCAGATCGTCCGCCCGGGCGCTCGACGACGAACTGGCGTCGGTAAGTGGACGGGCCCTCAGGTGGAACGTGGCCGTCAGCCAGGCACTCGTTGCGATACTCGTTCTCGCCGGTGCGTGGCTCGTGGGGGTTCCCTGGACGGCGTTGGGCCTCGGGAGCGCGATTGGGCCGACCGGTGAGTCGCTCATGCTGGGTCTCGCCCTCGGCGCGCCGATCGCGCTCGGAAACGCTCTCCTCTCACGGAGTCTCGATGCGAAATTCCTCCGAGATGCCGCGGTCCTCAGACGGCGGCTCGCTCCGGACACCGCGATCGGGTGGGTTACACTCCTCATCGTCGTGATCCCGGCCGTCGCGGTCGCCGAGGAACTGCTGTTCAGGGGCGCCCTCGTTGGTGCCCTCGCCGTTGGATTTCCCGTCTCGCCGTGGCTGCTCGCGGTGCTGTCGAGTCTGGCGTTCGGCGCTGCCCACGCGGCACAGGGCACGATGGGTATCGTCGTCGCTGGCGTCCTGGGGTTCGTCCTTGCCATCGGATTCGTCCTGTCCGGCGACCTCCTCGTCGTCATCGTCGCTCACGTCGTCGTCGACGTGGTCGAATTCGCCGTTCACGAGGGGCCCGTCTAA
- a CDS encoding MGMT family protein, which translates to MEAAGIYARESTLLDRSIQIGVAGSKLISVSFPRTPDPKAGGDHPLLDRIDAYLEGEPDDFADVDVGLTVPTNQRAVLETVRAIPYGETATVETVARSTAALDDADSGRETVRTALRENPTPLVIPDHRVRDGPSGAPEAIEERLRSIEGH; encoded by the coding sequence ATGGAGGCCGCCGGCATCTACGCTCGCGAATCGACGCTGCTCGACCGCTCCATCCAGATCGGCGTCGCCGGATCGAAGCTCATCAGTGTATCCTTTCCCAGGACGCCGGACCCCAAGGCGGGCGGCGACCACCCCCTCCTCGATCGGATCGACGCCTATCTGGAGGGCGAACCAGACGACTTCGCGGACGTGGACGTGGGGCTTACGGTACCGACGAATCAGCGAGCGGTCCTCGAGACCGTGCGCGCGATCCCGTACGGCGAGACCGCGACGGTCGAAACGGTCGCCCGTTCGACCGCCGCACTCGATGACGCCGACAGCGGGCGGGAAACCGTCCGGACGGCTCTCCGGGAGAACCCAACGCCGCTCGTCATCCCGGACCACCGCGTCCGCGACGGCCCGAGCGGTGCGCCCGAAGCCATCGAGGAGCGGCTTCGGTCCATCGAAGGGCATTAG
- the trpC gene encoding indole-3-glycerol phosphate synthase has translation MDETKTLAPAVRSILRAADERAEPEGRVSVDGRSLTAAIEASDGTDRTPIIAEVKPTSPTTDGTRTGDPVAIAREMEAGGATALSVLTEPEHFGGSTDALERVRDAVEVPVLRKDFLQSEAQLDAVAADAVLLIARFVDDLPALLTGARDRGMEALVEVHSREELAAAIDAGATLVGVNNRDLATLEVELATFERVAPDAPEDVTLVAESGIANQADARRMRAAGADALLVGTAIMDGDVRDRTRELVAA, from the coding sequence ATGGACGAAACGAAGACGCTCGCACCTGCGGTCCGATCGATCCTGCGGGCGGCCGACGAACGAGCCGAACCGGAGGGGCGCGTCTCCGTCGACGGCCGCTCGTTGACGGCGGCGATCGAGGCGTCGGACGGAACCGACCGAACGCCGATCATCGCGGAGGTGAAACCGACGAGTCCCACCACCGACGGGACGCGGACCGGCGATCCCGTCGCGATCGCCCGCGAGATGGAGGCCGGCGGTGCGACGGCACTTTCGGTGCTGACAGAACCCGAGCACTTCGGCGGGTCGACGGACGCACTCGAGCGCGTTCGAGACGCAGTCGAGGTTCCCGTGCTCCGCAAGGATTTCCTCCAGAGTGAGGCACAACTCGATGCGGTCGCCGCCGACGCGGTGCTGCTTATCGCGCGGTTCGTCGACGACCTCCCAGCCCTCCTCACGGGGGCCCGCGACCGCGGGATGGAAGCGCTCGTGGAGGTGCACTCCCGCGAGGAACTCGCGGCGGCGATCGATGCCGGCGCGACCCTCGTGGGCGTCAACAACCGCGACCTCGCCACGCTCGAGGTCGAGCTGGCGACGTTCGAGCGCGTCGCCCCCGACGCACCGGAGGACGTGACGCTCGTCGCGGAAAGCGGCATTGCGAACCAGGCGGACGCCAGACGGATGCGAGCGGCCGGCGCTGACGCGTTACTCGTGGGCACGGCGATCATGGACGGTGACGTTCGCGATCGGACGCGGGAGCTGGTCGCAGCATGA